One window from the genome of Roseomonas haemaphysalidis encodes:
- a CDS encoding hydantoinase/oxoprolinase family protein, with translation MHIRIGIDIGGTFTDLQILDERNGTLHSLKTPTTPEDPSIGLMTGIAEAAARFGFTLPDIRLLLHGTTIATNAVLERRLARGVLLTTAGFEDVLEIGRHTRRDVYGLKQHQEPPLIPRDRRLGVRERMRADGSVETALEEAAIAEAIAAARRCEPEAIAITLLNANASRAHEALLAERVQAAFPGLPVSVSSEVSPEIREYERSSTTVLNALLMPVVGRYLARLAERMAEAGLSARLLLVQSNGGVCSPAMAARQPVRLLLSGPSGGALATQRAAGLLRRPNLVGVDMGGTSFDICVVQDGQVTLKTQGEIDGLPVRLPMIEIRTIGSGGGSIAAVDSGGRLTVGPRSAGSRPGPVCYRRGGTEPAVTDVNLALGRLDGRFFLGGAMALDEEGARAAIDTRVARSLGLGADAAAEGILTVVNAALASATRLSLFEKGLDPRAFSLLSFGGAGGLHAIPLAEELGVTEVIFPADASTFSAFGILHSNIVHDLALSRVQPATAASLPALREGAATLRAQGAALLAEDGVLEADRRFSLAADMRYRGQAFELVVPWGDVAVEEDSLATLIDGFHALHERRFSYSNEAAPVEMVALRLTATGLLPQVAAARGEHLGATRVPEARRIFLDGQWQQAEVHQREQVTAAIAGPALIEEEYTTIYVAPGWRCAPGPDATLVARKDAA, from the coding sequence ATGCACATCCGCATCGGCATCGACATCGGTGGCACCTTCACCGACCTGCAGATCCTCGACGAGCGCAACGGCACCCTGCACAGCCTGAAGACGCCCACCACGCCGGAGGATCCCTCCATCGGGCTGATGACCGGCATCGCGGAGGCCGCGGCACGCTTCGGCTTCACGCTGCCGGACATCCGCCTGCTGCTGCATGGCACCACCATCGCCACCAATGCGGTGCTGGAGCGGCGCCTCGCACGCGGCGTGCTGCTGACCACGGCGGGGTTCGAGGACGTGCTGGAGATTGGCCGCCACACGCGGCGCGATGTCTACGGGCTGAAGCAGCACCAGGAGCCGCCCCTGATCCCGCGCGACCGGCGGCTTGGCGTGCGCGAGCGGATGCGCGCCGATGGCAGCGTGGAAACCGCGCTGGAGGAAGCCGCCATCGCCGAGGCCATCGCGGCCGCGCGGCGCTGCGAGCCGGAGGCCATCGCCATCACGCTGCTGAACGCCAACGCCAGCCGCGCGCATGAGGCGCTGCTGGCCGAGCGGGTGCAGGCCGCTTTCCCGGGCCTGCCGGTCAGCGTGTCTTCCGAGGTCAGCCCGGAAATCCGCGAATACGAGCGGAGCTCGACCACCGTGCTGAACGCGCTGCTGATGCCGGTGGTGGGCCGCTACCTGGCCCGCCTGGCGGAGCGCATGGCGGAGGCGGGGCTTTCAGCGCGGCTGCTGCTGGTGCAGTCCAACGGCGGCGTCTGCTCGCCCGCCATGGCGGCGCGCCAGCCGGTGCGGCTGCTTTTGTCTGGCCCCAGCGGCGGCGCGCTGGCGACGCAGCGGGCGGCGGGGCTTTTGCGCCGGCCCAACCTCGTCGGCGTCGACATGGGCGGCACCAGCTTCGACATCTGCGTGGTGCAGGACGGGCAGGTGACGCTGAAGACCCAGGGCGAGATCGACGGGCTGCCGGTGCGGCTGCCGATGATCGAGATCCGCACCATCGGCTCCGGCGGCGGCTCGATCGCGGCGGTGGACAGCGGCGGGCGGCTGACCGTCGGGCCGCGCTCGGCGGGCTCGCGCCCCGGCCCGGTCTGCTACCGGCGCGGCGGCACGGAACCGGCGGTGACGGACGTGAACCTCGCGCTGGGCCGGCTGGACGGGCGCTTCTTCCTGGGCGGCGCCATGGCGCTAGACGAGGAGGGGGCGCGCGCGGCCATCGACACCCGCGTGGCGCGGTCGCTGGGGCTGGGCGCGGATGCGGCGGCGGAGGGCATCCTCACCGTGGTCAACGCGGCGCTGGCCTCCGCCACCCGGCTCAGCCTGTTCGAGAAGGGGCTGGACCCGCGCGCCTTCAGCCTGCTGTCCTTTGGCGGCGCCGGCGGGCTGCACGCCATCCCGCTGGCCGAGGAGCTGGGCGTAACGGAAGTGATCTTTCCCGCCGACGCCAGCACCTTTTCCGCCTTCGGCATCCTCCATTCCAACATCGTGCACGACCTGGCGCTGTCCCGTGTGCAGCCGGCCACCGCCGCCAGCCTGCCGGCACTGCGCGAGGGTGCCGCCACGCTGCGCGCGCAAGGCGCGGCGCTGCTGGCCGAGGACGGCGTGCTGGAGGCCGACCGCCGCTTCTCGCTGGCCGCCGACATGCGCTACCGCGGCCAGGCCTTCGAGCTGGTGGTGCCCTGGGGCGATGTGGCGGTGGAGGAGGACAGCCTCGCCACCCTCATCGATGGTTTCCACGCGCTGCATGAGCGCCGCTTCTCCTACAGCAACGAGGCCGCGCCGGTGGAGATGGTGGCGCTGCGCCTGACCGCCACGGGGCTGCTGCCGCAGGTCGCCGCCGCACGGGGCGAGCATCTCGGCGCCACGCGGGTGCCGGAGGCGCGGCGCATCTTCCTCGACGGACAATGGCAACAGGCGGAGGTGCACCAGCGCGAGCAGGTCACCGCCGCCATCGCCGGCCCGGCGCTGATCGAGGAGGAATACACCACCATCTACGTCGCCCCCGGCTGGCGCTGCGCGCCGGGCCCCGACGCCACGCTGGTCGCGCGAAAGGATGCCGCATGA
- a CDS encoding ABC transporter substrate-binding protein → MFSRRTALLGAASLPLFSIRRASAAEEVVIGAVYPLTGNSAQVGQDAKAVMELAAEIINGTHDRMPLLLGEGGGLPKLGGAKLRLVFADHQNDPQKARAEAERLITQDKVAMIIGSFSSATAATISQVTERYEIPYISADNSSPTLTQRGLKWFFRPSPNDVTFTEAMFNFYKEVGAKTGRAPQTVSLFYEDSIFGIDSSNVQRKMATDAGMKILADIKYRANSPTLSSEAQRLKAANADVLMPSSYTTDAILILRAMNEIGYKPKAIMAQAAGFQESAFINGVGALAEGVMSRSSFAGDAVAMRPAIPAINALYKARQNKDLNDNTSREFTAFQVAADAINRAGSTKATDLQKALQATDIPGDQTLMPWKGVKFDAAGNNLLGTPVIQQITSGAYRTVWPFDVASTPVVWNVGQ, encoded by the coding sequence ATGTTCAGCCGCCGCACTGCTCTTCTGGGCGCCGCCAGCCTGCCGCTGTTTTCCATCCGCCGGGCCAGCGCGGCCGAGGAGGTGGTGATCGGCGCGGTCTACCCGCTGACCGGCAACAGCGCCCAGGTGGGGCAGGACGCCAAGGCGGTGATGGAGCTGGCGGCCGAGATCATCAACGGCACGCATGACCGCATGCCGCTGCTGCTGGGCGAGGGCGGCGGGCTGCCGAAGCTCGGTGGCGCCAAGCTGCGCCTGGTCTTCGCCGATCATCAGAACGACCCGCAGAAGGCGCGTGCCGAGGCGGAGCGCCTGATCACGCAGGACAAGGTGGCGATGATCATTGGCAGCTTCAGCAGCGCCACGGCCGCGACCATCAGCCAGGTGACCGAGCGTTACGAGATTCCCTATATCTCGGCGGACAACTCCTCGCCGACGCTGACGCAGCGCGGGCTGAAGTGGTTCTTCCGCCCCTCGCCCAACGACGTCACTTTCACCGAGGCGATGTTCAACTTCTACAAGGAAGTCGGCGCCAAGACCGGCCGCGCGCCGCAGACCGTCTCGCTGTTCTACGAGGACAGCATCTTCGGCATCGACAGCAGCAACGTGCAGCGCAAGATGGCGACGGATGCGGGCATGAAGATCCTGGCCGACATCAAGTACCGCGCCAATTCACCGACGCTGTCCTCCGAGGCGCAGCGGCTGAAGGCGGCCAATGCCGACGTGCTGATGCCGTCTTCCTACACCACCGACGCCATCCTGATCCTGCGGGCGATGAACGAGATCGGCTACAAGCCGAAGGCGATCATGGCGCAGGCGGCGGGCTTCCAGGAAAGCGCCTTCATCAACGGCGTCGGCGCGCTGGCGGAAGGGGTGATGAGCCGTTCCTCCTTCGCGGGCGACGCGGTGGCGATGCGCCCGGCGATCCCGGCGATCAACGCGCTGTACAAGGCGAGGCAGAACAAGGACCTGAACGACAACACCTCGCGCGAGTTCACCGCCTTCCAGGTGGCGGCCGACGCGATCAACCGCGCGGGTTCCACCAAGGCCACCGATCTGCAGAAGGCGCTGCAGGCCACCGACATCCCCGGCGACCAGACGCTGATGCCCTGGAAGGGCGTGAAGTTCGATGCCGCCGGCAACAACCTGCTGGGCACGCCGGTGATCCAGCAGATCACCAGCGGCGCCTACCGCACCGTCTGGCCGTTCGACGTGGCCTCGACGCCGGTGGTCTGGAACGTCGGTCAGTAA
- a CDS encoding branched-chain amino acid ABC transporter permease, translating to MTIAIRANAIVKRRRRELLVGAVLLAVLAALPLGVSDVYAQNLIILTLLYAGLSQAWNILGGYCGQISLGHALYFGLGGYVSTMLFVYAGVPPLLGMFLGGAVGGLGALLVGWPCFRLSGHYYAIATVVVGEIGYLLFLNWDWVGGASGIYVPLGPDSWVTMQFRISKLPWHYITLAFATLAWIVAWVIEGSRWGYSWRAVKDDVTAARSLAVRIFPSKMAAAAISGFLTGMGGAIYAQYVGYIDPDSILAGHFSILIALPAVLGGVGTLWGPVLGAAVLIPVSELSRSYLGGSGSGVDLMIYGALIMLVALARPQGLVSLLGVKSQAGGGAHGRAA from the coding sequence ATGACCATCGCCATTCGCGCCAACGCCATCGTCAAGCGCCGGCGGCGGGAGCTGCTGGTCGGCGCCGTTCTGCTGGCGGTGCTCGCCGCGCTGCCGCTCGGCGTGTCGGACGTCTACGCGCAGAACCTGATCATTCTGACGCTGCTCTACGCCGGGCTGAGCCAGGCCTGGAACATCCTCGGCGGCTATTGCGGGCAGATCTCGCTGGGCCACGCGCTGTATTTCGGCCTCGGCGGCTACGTCTCCACCATGCTCTTCGTCTATGCCGGCGTGCCGCCGCTGCTGGGCATGTTCCTCGGCGGTGCGGTGGGCGGGCTGGGCGCGCTGCTGGTCGGCTGGCCGTGCTTCCGGCTGTCCGGGCACTACTACGCCATCGCGACCGTGGTGGTGGGCGAGATCGGCTACCTCTTATTCCTCAACTGGGACTGGGTGGGGGGTGCCTCGGGCATCTATGTGCCACTGGGGCCGGACAGCTGGGTGACCATGCAGTTCCGCATCTCCAAACTGCCCTGGCACTACATCACGCTGGCCTTCGCGACATTGGCCTGGATCGTCGCCTGGGTGATCGAGGGCTCGCGCTGGGGCTATTCCTGGCGCGCGGTGAAGGACGATGTGACGGCGGCGCGTTCGCTCGCCGTGCGCATCTTTCCCTCCAAGATGGCGGCGGCCGCGATCAGCGGCTTCCTCACCGGCATGGGCGGCGCGATCTACGCGCAGTATGTCGGCTACATCGATCCGGACAGCATCCTGGCCGGGCACTTCTCCATCCTGATCGCCTTGCCCGCGGTGCTGGGCGGTGTCGGCACGTTGTGGGGGCCGGTGCTGGGGGCGGCGGTGCTGATCCCGGTGTCGGAGCTGTCGCGCTCCTATCTCGGCGGGTCGGGCAGTGGCGTGGACCTGATGATCTACGGCGCGCTGATCATGCTGGTGGCGCTGGCCCGGCCGCAGGGGCTGGTCAGCCTACTCGGCGTGAAGAGCCAAGCCGGGGGAGGCGCCCATGGCCGCGCTGCTTGA
- a CDS encoding ABC transporter substrate-binding protein: protein MRKAPFLSLALMLIGGAAQAQGPALRIAVGGAFTSMDPHYHTLTPNNAMNKHVFDRLVDTDENFRLRPGLAESWAPVGDTAWEFKLRRNVLWHDGAPFTAADVVATFARVPEVRNSPGSFVLYIRSVQRLEVVDDHTIRLHTAAPFPLMPNLMSGLPITSRKALPATDTAEFNSGRAAIGTGPYRLVSYSPGSQAVFTRNPDWYGAPQPWSRVDYRVIPNDGARIAALRAGDVDVIDTVPTRDVETLRAIPNLAIASKPGLRNIFLYLDHAREHPPGVSGPNGEALANNPLRDNRVREALSVAINRPAIARQVMSGLATPSGQFLAAGVMGHDPQTTAPAFDMARAQKLLAEAGYPNGFRIVLAGPNNRYINDEQVLQAVAQMWSRIGVKADVQAMPSNVYFARSARDEFPVGLSGWGTSSGEPDSPMVALIASKDPARGRGTSNRSGYSSAEFDGLLDRALETIDPAAREEFYRQATRVAMRDHAIIPLHHQVNVWASRRAVKVIARNDEETYAMSMSPAE, encoded by the coding sequence ATGCGCAAGGCCCCGTTCCTGTCCCTGGCGCTGATGCTGATCGGGGGCGCGGCGCAAGCGCAGGGCCCCGCGCTGCGCATCGCGGTCGGTGGTGCCTTCACCTCCATGGACCCGCACTACCACACGCTGACGCCCAACAACGCCATGAACAAGCACGTGTTCGACCGGCTGGTGGACACGGACGAGAACTTCCGCCTCCGCCCCGGGCTCGCGGAGTCCTGGGCGCCGGTGGGCGACACGGCGTGGGAATTCAAGCTGCGCCGCAACGTGCTGTGGCACGACGGCGCGCCCTTCACGGCGGCGGACGTGGTGGCGACCTTCGCGCGCGTGCCGGAGGTGCGCAACAGCCCCGGCAGCTTCGTGCTCTACATCCGTTCCGTGCAGCGGCTGGAGGTTGTGGACGACCACACCATCCGCCTGCACACCGCGGCCCCCTTTCCGCTGATGCCCAACCTGATGTCCGGCCTGCCCATCACCAGCCGCAAGGCGTTGCCCGCCACCGACACGGCCGAGTTCAACAGCGGCCGCGCCGCCATCGGCACCGGCCCCTACCGGCTGGTGTCGTATTCCCCTGGCAGCCAGGCGGTCTTCACCCGCAACCCGGACTGGTACGGTGCGCCGCAGCCGTGGTCGCGCGTCGATTACCGCGTGATCCCCAACGACGGCGCGCGCATCGCGGCGCTGCGCGCCGGCGACGTGGACGTGATCGACACCGTGCCGACGCGGGACGTGGAAACGCTGCGCGCCATCCCGAACCTGGCGATCGCCAGCAAGCCAGGGCTGCGCAACATCTTTCTCTACCTGGACCACGCGCGCGAGCACCCCCCCGGCGTCAGCGGCCCGAACGGCGAGGCGCTGGCGAACAACCCGCTGCGCGACAACCGCGTGCGGGAAGCGCTGTCGGTTGCCATCAACCGCCCGGCCATCGCGCGGCAGGTGATGAGCGGGCTGGCCACGCCGTCCGGGCAGTTCCTGGCCGCCGGCGTAATGGGCCACGACCCGCAAACCACCGCGCCCGCCTTTGACATGGCGCGCGCGCAGAAGCTGCTGGCGGAGGCGGGCTATCCCAATGGCTTCCGCATCGTGCTGGCCGGCCCCAACAACCGCTACATCAACGACGAGCAGGTGCTGCAGGCCGTGGCGCAGATGTGGTCGCGCATCGGCGTCAAGGCGGACGTGCAGGCGATGCCCTCCAACGTCTACTTCGCCCGTTCGGCGCGAGACGAGTTTCCCGTCGGCCTGTCCGGCTGGGGCACCAGCAGCGGCGAGCCGGACAGCCCCATGGTGGCGCTGATCGCCAGCAAGGACCCGGCGCGCGGGCGAGGCACCTCCAACCGCTCGGGCTATTCCAGCGCGGAATTCGACGGGCTGCTGGACCGCGCGCTGGAAACCATCGACCCCGCGGCGCGCGAGGAATTCTACCGCCAGGCCACGCGCGTCGCGATGCGCGACCACGCCATCATCCCGCTGCACCACCAGGTCAACGTCTGGGCCTCGCGCCGCGCGGTGAAGGTGATCGCCCGCAACGACGAGGAAACCTACGCCATGTCGATGTCGCCCGCCGAATAA
- a CDS encoding branched-chain amino acid ABC transporter permease, whose product MTAELVLQAVASGLLMGMIYALVAAGLSLIFGLMDVVNFAHGELLMLAMFATLVLTQVSGLDPLLLLPVVGVILFGVGVAIYRGLIGRALSVTFNRGMSQIFVTFGLAIFLRGAAQFVFGSEFHSVTGTWLSDKTVNLAGIFLPLPQLVASVVCLAAFAAMMLVSRTEFGRALEATREDRDAVALIGIDRDRIFAIGWGMGAAAVGVAGVMLANFYYISPNVGLNFATIAYVTVALGGFGSLAGALAAGLLVGLVEALTALVLEPSLKQVGMFVLYMLVLTVRPRGLFGKM is encoded by the coding sequence ATGACCGCTGAACTGGTGCTGCAGGCCGTCGCCAGCGGCCTGCTGATGGGCATGATCTACGCGCTGGTGGCCGCCGGCCTGTCGCTGATCTTCGGCCTGATGGACGTGGTGAACTTCGCGCATGGCGAGCTGCTGATGCTGGCGATGTTCGCGACCCTGGTGCTGACGCAGGTCAGCGGGCTGGACCCGCTGCTGCTGCTGCCGGTGGTGGGCGTCATCCTGTTCGGCGTCGGCGTCGCGATCTATCGCGGGCTGATCGGCCGGGCGCTGTCGGTCACCTTCAACCGCGGCATGTCGCAGATCTTCGTCACCTTCGGGCTGGCGATCTTTCTGCGCGGCGCCGCGCAGTTCGTCTTCGGCTCGGAATTCCATTCCGTCACGGGCACCTGGCTGAGCGACAAGACCGTCAACCTCGCCGGCATCTTTCTGCCGCTGCCGCAGCTGGTCGCCTCGGTGGTGTGCCTGGCGGCGTTCGCCGCGATGATGCTGGTGTCCCGCACCGAGTTCGGCCGCGCGCTGGAAGCGACGCGGGAGGACCGGGACGCGGTGGCGCTGATCGGCATCGACCGCGACCGCATCTTCGCGATCGGCTGGGGCATGGGGGCGGCGGCGGTGGGCGTGGCGGGCGTGATGCTCGCCAACTTCTACTACATCTCGCCCAATGTCGGGCTGAACTTCGCGACCATCGCCTATGTCACCGTGGCGCTGGGCGGCTTCGGCAGTCTGGCCGGCGCGCTGGCGGCCGGGCTGCTGGTCGGGCTGGTCGAGGCACTGACGGCGCTGGTGCTGGAACCCTCCTTGAAGCAGGTCGGCATGTTCGTGCTGTACATGCTGGTGCTCACGGTCCGCCCGCGCGGCCTGTTCGGGAAGATGTGA
- a CDS encoding ABC transporter ATP-binding protein, with protein MAALLEVRNVSKRFGGVQANSDISFDVIQGEILGLIGPNGAGKTSLFNSISGEVTPDSGEIRLDGQRISGLGPVEATKRGIARTFQVVRSFDSMTVLENVMVGAFTRTRRAAAAMAEAEKVIDFAGLTGRIDTPAISLTPPEKRKLEVARALATKSRLLLLDEMLTGLTPAEAQSGVQLIRDVRDQGVTIIMVEHVMEVLLPLIDRAVVLNLGKVLTTGAPQEVVKNPEMIRAYLGDRYAAA; from the coding sequence ATGGCCGCGCTGCTTGAGGTCCGCAACGTCAGCAAGCGCTTCGGCGGCGTGCAGGCCAACAGCGACATCAGCTTCGATGTCATCCAGGGTGAGATCCTCGGGCTGATCGGGCCCAACGGCGCGGGCAAGACCTCGCTGTTCAACTCCATCTCGGGCGAGGTCACGCCGGACAGCGGTGAGATCCGGCTGGACGGCCAGCGCATCTCCGGCCTCGGCCCGGTGGAGGCGACCAAGCGCGGCATCGCCCGCACCTTCCAGGTGGTGCGCTCCTTCGATTCCATGACGGTGCTGGAGAACGTCATGGTCGGCGCCTTCACCCGCACCCGCCGCGCCGCCGCGGCGATGGCGGAGGCGGAAAAGGTGATAGACTTCGCTGGCCTCACCGGGCGCATCGACACCCCCGCCATCTCCCTGACCCCGCCCGAGAAGCGCAAGCTAGAGGTGGCGCGCGCGCTGGCCACCAAGTCCCGCCTCTTGCTGCTGGACGAGATGCTGACCGGCCTCACGCCCGCCGAGGCGCAGTCCGGCGTGCAACTGATCCGCGACGTGCGGGATCAGGGCGTCACCATCATCATGGTTGAGCACGTGATGGAGGTGCTGCTGCCGCTGATCGACCGCGCCGTGGTGCTGAACCTGGGCAAGGTGCTGACCACCGGCGCGCCGCAGGAGGTGGTGAAGAACCCCGAGATGATCCGCGCCTATCTGGGAGACCGCTATGCTGCGGCTTGA
- a CDS encoding ABC transporter ATP-binding protein has translation MLRLEGLSASYRGLKALQGIDVAVGHGEIVAVVGANGAGKSTLLKAIAGQVATEGSIRFEDTDLKRLPSHQIARLGVNLVPEGRRLFPRLSVEDNLRLGAYAKRGTADRFKPLELVFELFPRLKERLPQQAGTLSGGEQQMLAIGRALMTQPRLLMLDEPSQGIMPKLVDDILAAVTRIRDLGVTVLLVEQRLVEALAIADRAYVLQTGRIVMSGPAAEIAGHADVRRAYLGI, from the coding sequence ATGCTGCGGCTTGAGGGACTCTCCGCCAGCTATCGCGGGCTGAAGGCGCTGCAGGGCATCGACGTGGCGGTGGGCCATGGCGAGATCGTCGCCGTGGTGGGTGCCAACGGCGCCGGCAAGTCGACGCTGCTGAAGGCCATCGCCGGGCAGGTGGCGACGGAGGGCAGCATCCGCTTCGAGGACACCGACCTCAAGCGCCTGCCCTCGCACCAGATCGCCCGCCTCGGCGTCAACCTGGTGCCGGAAGGGCGGCGGCTGTTCCCGCGCCTGTCGGTGGAGGACAACCTACGCCTCGGCGCCTATGCCAAGCGCGGCACCGCCGACCGCTTCAAGCCGCTGGAGCTGGTCTTTGAGCTGTTCCCCCGGCTGAAGGAGCGCCTGCCGCAGCAGGCCGGCACGCTGTCGGGCGGCGAGCAGCAAATGCTGGCGATCGGCCGCGCGCTGATGACCCAGCCCCGCCTGCTGATGCTGGACGAGCCCAGCCAGGGCATCATGCCCAAGCTGGTGGACGACATCCTGGCCGCCGTGACACGCATCCGCGACCTCGGCGTCACGGTGCTGCTGGTGGAGCAGCGGCTGGTCGAGGCCCTGGCCATCGCCGACCGTGCCTATGTGTTGCAGACCGGACGCATCGTCATGTCCGGCCCGGCGGCGGAGATCGCAGGGCATGCCGATGTGCGGCGCGCTTATCTTGGCATCTGA
- a CDS encoding amidohydrolase family protein, with the protein MADTIIEHGTVITMDPARRVIEDGAVAVQGGRIVAVGTTAEVAASHPHAARRIDARHKAVLPGFIDGHTHAGHAMVRTAGGGDSKAWYDTVHAIYNHGSGPEFWRLEAAMAATERLRFGTTTAVALMGGGDSAMRCDDLRFVDVHCQAVESVGVREIVVVGHPRGPFPADYSIWEGETRHRKAVPFETFRDVCAAAVDTWHGGAEGRLRIALLSPVHHAGSPPELAEETFAHTRAMRELSRAKGVMFHQDGHRTGSIATLQEQTGALGEDVWLSHCIDITDHEMRLLADSGTRVAHNASANFSIRGRCPAPELIDMGVLVMLSTDATAPDRSADQFRNMWQCMHYHRRHFRDDKVMPVGKVLEMVTIDAAKALHLDHEIGSLEVGKKADIITVDLFKPHMMPLHMPVHRVVCFAQGSDVSEVMVDGKLLVENSQILDTGWRDMLRAVQAEAEAAIRRTGTQAAFEALPPTFWGHTHY; encoded by the coding sequence ATGGCCGACACGATCATCGAGCACGGCACCGTCATCACCATGGACCCCGCGCGGCGGGTGATCGAGGATGGCGCGGTCGCGGTGCAAGGCGGGCGCATCGTCGCCGTCGGCACCACCGCCGAGGTGGCGGCCAGCCACCCGCACGCCGCCCGGCGGATCGACGCCCGGCACAAGGCGGTGCTGCCCGGCTTCATCGACGGCCACACCCATGCCGGCCACGCCATGGTCCGCACCGCCGGCGGCGGCGACAGCAAGGCGTGGTACGACACGGTGCACGCCATCTACAACCACGGCTCCGGCCCCGAGTTCTGGCGGCTGGAAGCGGCCATGGCGGCGACGGAGCGGCTGCGCTTCGGCACCACCACCGCGGTCGCGCTGATGGGCGGCGGCGATTCCGCCATGCGCTGCGACGACCTGCGCTTTGTCGACGTGCATTGCCAGGCGGTCGAATCCGTGGGCGTGCGCGAGATCGTGGTGGTCGGCCACCCGCGCGGCCCTTTTCCGGCGGATTACTCGATCTGGGAAGGCGAAACGCGCCACCGAAAGGCGGTGCCGTTCGAAACCTTCCGCGATGTCTGCGCCGCCGCCGTGGACACGTGGCACGGCGGCGCGGAAGGCCGGCTGCGCATCGCGCTGCTGTCCCCCGTGCACCACGCCGGATCGCCGCCCGAGCTGGCGGAGGAGACCTTCGCCCACACCCGCGCGATGCGCGAGCTGTCCCGCGCCAAGGGCGTGATGTTCCATCAGGATGGCCACCGCACCGGCTCCATCGCCACGCTGCAGGAGCAGACCGGCGCGCTGGGCGAGGATGTGTGGCTGTCCCACTGCATCGACATCACGGACCACGAGATGCGGCTGCTGGCGGACAGCGGCACGCGCGTGGCGCACAACGCGTCCGCCAACTTCTCCATCCGCGGCCGCTGCCCGGCGCCCGAGCTGATCGACATGGGCGTGCTGGTGATGCTCAGCACCGATGCCACGGCGCCCGACCGCTCGGCCGACCAGTTCCGCAACATGTGGCAGTGCATGCACTACCACCGCCGCCACTTCCGCGACGACAAGGTGATGCCGGTCGGCAAGGTGCTGGAGATGGTGACGATCGACGCCGCGAAGGCATTGCACCTGGACCACGAGATCGGCTCGCTGGAGGTGGGCAAGAAAGCGGACATCATCACGGTGGACCTGTTCAAGCCGCACATGATGCCCCTGCACATGCCGGTGCACCGCGTGGTCTGCTTCGCCCAGGGCTCCGACGTGTCGGAGGTCATGGTGGATGGCAAGCTGCTCGTGGAAAACAGCCAGATCCTCGACACCGGCTGGCGCGACATGCTGCGCGCGGTGCAGGCGGAAGCCGAGGCAGCGATCCGCCGGACGGGAACGCAGGCGGCCTTTGAAGCGCTGCCGCCGACATTCTGGGGACATACGCATTACTGA
- a CDS encoding alpha/beta fold hydrolase, with protein MRAAIRGTEIFFDVEGMGLVPDGPAMRERPVAMVLHGGPGGDHSGFKPGFSPLAERMQLVYVDHRGQGRSAKGDPATYTLDQNVEDLEALRRHLGLGPVVSIGTSYGGMVALAHAARYPDSVSHLVAVVTAAHSGFNERAQQIVRERGTPEQQRVAAMLWNGELTTLDAVQTYYAVMAPLYSVSHTPGGGADARARTLHEPAALNAAFRPGGFLREHFDLRPELSRITAKTLILAGRHDWICAPEFSEEIHALIPGSDLRIFERSSHSIRADEPEAMMDAIKGFIVY; from the coding sequence ATGCGCGCAGCAATCCGCGGCACCGAGATCTTCTTCGACGTCGAGGGCATGGGGCTGGTGCCCGACGGCCCGGCCATGCGGGAACGCCCGGTGGCCATGGTGCTGCATGGCGGCCCGGGCGGCGACCACAGCGGCTTCAAGCCCGGCTTCTCGCCGCTGGCGGAGCGGATGCAGCTCGTCTACGTGGACCATCGCGGCCAGGGCCGCTCGGCCAAGGGAGACCCCGCCACCTACACGCTGGACCAGAATGTCGAGGACCTGGAGGCGCTGCGCCGGCATCTCGGCCTCGGCCCCGTCGTCTCGATCGGTACCAGCTACGGCGGCATGGTGGCGCTGGCGCATGCGGCGCGCTACCCGGACTCGGTGTCCCATCTCGTCGCCGTGGTCACCGCCGCCCATTCCGGCTTCAACGAACGAGCGCAGCAGATCGTGCGGGAACGTGGCACGCCGGAACAGCAGCGTGTCGCCGCCATGCTGTGGAACGGCGAGCTGACGACGCTGGATGCCGTGCAGACCTATTACGCCGTGATGGCGCCGCTATATTCCGTGTCCCACACCCCGGGCGGCGGCGCCGATGCCCGCGCCCGCACGCTGCACGAGCCCGCCGCGCTGAACGCCGCCTTCCGCCCCGGCGGCTTTCTGCGGGAACACTTCGACCTGCGGCCGGAACTGTCGCGCATCACGGCCAAGACGCTGATCCTGGCCGGGCGGCACGACTGGATCTGCGCACCGGAATTTTCCGAGGAGATCCACGCACTGATCCCGGGCTCCGACCTGCGGATCTTCGAGCGCAGCAGCCACTCGATCCGTGCGGATGAGCCGGAAGCGATGATGGACGCGATCAAGGGGTTCATCGTGTATTGA